A stretch of Sphingomonas sp. JUb134 DNA encodes these proteins:
- the dcd gene encoding dCTP deaminase — MAILSDRWIREQAVEHRMIEPFVEAQRREGCISYGLSSYGYDARVADEFKIFTNVDSATVDPKDFASNSFVDRQTDVCIIPPNSFALARTVEYFRVPRDVLVICLGKSTYARCGIIVNVTPLEPEWEGHVTLEFSNTTPLPAKIYANEGACQFLFLKGNEPCETSYADRAGKYMGQRGVTLPRL; from the coding sequence ATGGCGATTCTTTCCGACCGCTGGATCCGGGAACAGGCGGTCGAGCACCGCATGATCGAGCCCTTCGTCGAGGCCCAGCGCCGCGAGGGCTGCATCAGCTACGGCCTGTCCTCCTACGGCTATGACGCGCGGGTGGCGGACGAGTTCAAGATCTTCACCAACGTCGATTCGGCGACGGTGGACCCCAAGGATTTCGCGTCCAACAGCTTCGTCGACCGGCAGACCGACGTGTGCATCATCCCGCCCAACAGCTTCGCGCTGGCCCGCACGGTGGAATATTTCCGCGTGCCCCGCGACGTGCTGGTGATCTGCCTGGGCAAATCGACCTATGCGCGCTGCGGCATCATCGTGAACGTGACCCCGCTCGAGCCCGAGTGGGAGGGCCATGTCACGCTGGAATTTTCCAACACGACCCCCCTCCCGGCCAAGATCTACGCCAACGAGGGTGCCTGCCAGTTCCTGTTCCTGAAGGGCAACGAGCCCTGCGAGACCAGCTACGCCGACCGCGCTGGCAAATATATGGGCCAGCGTGGGGTCACGCTGCCCCGGCTGTAG
- a CDS encoding ExbD/TolR family protein has product MAMSGGRDDGEPMMEMNTTPLIDVLLVLLIMFIITIPIQTHAVKVDLPQPDDRNVVTVDPQKNKIAITADGVVTWNGATVDEVTLRQYLDQTAAMSPEPELHFQPDANARYEVVDGILSIIKRSNVTKLGFVGNEQYRNDF; this is encoded by the coding sequence ATGGCAATGAGTGGCGGCCGCGATGACGGCGAGCCGATGATGGAAATGAACACGACGCCGTTGATCGACGTCCTGCTCGTGCTCCTCATCATGTTCATCATCACTATCCCGATCCAGACGCATGCGGTGAAGGTGGATCTGCCCCAGCCCGACGACCGGAACGTCGTGACGGTGGACCCGCAAAAGAACAAGATTGCGATCACGGCGGACGGCGTCGTCACCTGGAACGGTGCGACGGTCGACGAAGTGACGCTGCGTCAGTACCTCGACCAGACCGCGGCGATGTCGCCGGAGCCGGAACTCCACTTCCAGCCCGACGCGAACGCCCGCTACGAGGTCGTGGACGGCATCTTGTCGATCATCAAGCGGTCCAACGTGACCAAGCTTGGGTTCGTCGGCAACGAGCAGTACCGCAACGACTTCTGA
- a CDS encoding ExbD/TolR family protein, which produces MAMSVGGDGSEEKPLSDINTTPLVDVMLVLLIIFLIAVPVVVQSVELQLPKVEFEPTTTKPENVSLSVRGSGNSCEVYWNLTPVSSGELRERAVKKLEDEVARQGGPNAPGVELPEVHIRGDVNTPYRCIGGTIYTMQSAGFAKVGFISEPEPGGTPRL; this is translated from the coding sequence ATGGCGATGAGTGTTGGCGGCGACGGCTCCGAAGAAAAGCCGCTTTCGGACATCAATACCACGCCGCTCGTGGACGTGATGCTGGTGCTTCTGATCATCTTCCTGATCGCAGTGCCGGTGGTGGTCCAGTCGGTGGAACTGCAGCTTCCGAAGGTGGAGTTCGAGCCGACGACGACCAAGCCTGAAAACGTGTCGCTCTCCGTACGCGGCTCCGGCAACAGCTGTGAGGTGTATTGGAACCTCACGCCGGTCAGCAGCGGCGAACTTCGCGAGCGCGCGGTCAAGAAGCTCGAGGACGAGGTCGCACGTCAGGGCGGCCCGAACGCTCCGGGCGTTGAGCTTCCCGAGGTCCACATCCGCGGTGACGTGAACACCCCGTACCGCTGCATCGGCGGCACCATCTACACGATGCAGTCGGCCGGCTTCGCCAAGGTCGGCTTCATCTCGGAGCCCGAGCCGGGCGGCACGCCCCGTCTCTGA
- a CDS encoding MotA/TolQ/ExbB proton channel family protein has product MLTNIFAAGAPAGAPNFGFWEALQQGGAIAWTVLAILVIMSVGSFYILFTKLFEQQKIINQAKRVRATFWQSNSLREGAAKLDKNSAYRQIVDDGLAAQEQHAKLTDPVEAHDWLHGSLARSEAAINSKLGAGLAFLATVGATSPFVGLFGTVVGIYRALVKIGAAGQAAIGDVAGPVGEALIMTAIGLVVAVPAVLAYNWLQRRNKSIAEDLSAFSNDVLGFLASNGAVRPTLASKSTVAAKPAATAAKPVTGTTTAGQTGGVPTRP; this is encoded by the coding sequence ATGCTCACCAACATCTTTGCTGCCGGGGCTCCCGCCGGCGCTCCGAACTTCGGCTTCTGGGAAGCTCTGCAGCAGGGCGGTGCGATCGCCTGGACCGTGCTCGCCATCCTGGTGATCATGTCGGTCGGCTCGTTCTACATCCTGTTCACCAAGCTGTTCGAGCAGCAGAAGATCATCAACCAGGCGAAGCGCGTCCGCGCGACCTTCTGGCAGTCGAACTCGTTGCGCGAAGGCGCTGCCAAGCTCGACAAGAACTCGGCCTATCGCCAGATCGTCGACGACGGCCTCGCCGCTCAGGAGCAGCACGCTAAGCTGACCGACCCGGTCGAGGCGCATGACTGGCTGCACGGCTCGCTGGCGCGTTCGGAAGCCGCGATCAACTCGAAGCTCGGTGCGGGCCTCGCGTTCCTCGCGACCGTCGGCGCGACCTCGCCGTTCGTCGGTCTGTTCGGTACCGTGGTCGGCATCTACCGCGCGCTGGTGAAGATCGGTGCCGCTGGCCAGGCCGCCATCGGCGACGTCGCCGGCCCGGTCGGTGAAGCGCTGATCATGACCGCCATCGGTCTGGTCGTCGCGGTTCCCGCCGTGCTCGCCTACAACTGGCTGCAGCGCCGCAACAAGTCGATCGCGGAAGACCTGTCGGCCTTCTCGAACGACGTGCTGGGCTTCCTGGCCTCGAACGGTGCGGTTCGCCCGACGCTCGCTTCGAAGTCGACCGTTGCTGCCAAGCCGGCCGCGACCGCTGCGAAGCCGGTGACCGGCACCACGACCGCCGGCCAGACCGGTGGCGTGCCGACCCGTCCGTAA
- a CDS encoding energy transducer TonB, translated as MAYADQKAGPGRIVAIAVVALLHVLIGYAFISGLAYKYVKKQVEDLDTFDIVEPPPPPEEVPPPPPPPPDQPPQSPPPVVTPPPIVRVQTPPPVVIQSVTTPPPTYNPVPVAAPPAPPAPPAPPAPPAISKKAGLKGNPGQFFGRDAYPPSAVREGAEGRVSAKLTVGTDGRVTDCVVTSSSGNSALDQTTCRISKSRVRFTPAQDAAGNPVASTYPLSVTWKLEDQ; from the coding sequence ATGGCCTATGCTGATCAAAAAGCGGGTCCTGGGCGCATCGTCGCAATCGCCGTCGTGGCGTTGCTGCACGTGCTCATTGGGTACGCATTTATATCTGGTCTCGCGTACAAGTACGTGAAGAAGCAGGTGGAGGACCTGGACACGTTCGACATCGTCGAGCCGCCGCCCCCGCCTGAGGAAGTTCCGCCGCCGCCGCCGCCGCCGCCGGATCAGCCGCCGCAGTCGCCGCCGCCGGTGGTGACGCCGCCGCCGATCGTGCGCGTGCAGACGCCGCCGCCGGTGGTCATCCAGTCGGTGACGACGCCGCCGCCGACGTACAATCCGGTTCCGGTCGCCGCGCCGCCGGCACCTCCTGCGCCGCCCGCTCCGCCGGCCCCGCCTGCGATCAGCAAGAAGGCGGGTCTGAAGGGTAATCCGGGCCAGTTCTTCGGCCGTGATGCGTATCCGCCGTCGGCGGTTCGCGAGGGCGCCGAAGGTCGCGTCAGCGCAAAGCTGACCGTGGGCACCGATGGTCGGGTGACCGATTGCGTCGTCACTTCCTCGAGCGGCAACTCCGCGCTGGACCAGACGACGTGCCGGATCTCCAAGAGCCGCGTGCGGTTCACGCCGGCACAGGACGCAGCGGGCAATCCGGTCGCCTCGACCTATCCGCTCAGCGTGACCTGGAAGCTCGAAGACCAATAA